The Vibrio gallaecicus genome contains a region encoding:
- the fliJ gene encoding flagellar export protein FliJ, whose translation MDNALEFLLEQAKDKENQAVLALNKANSELQDYYKQVSQIEQYRLDYCQQLVDRGKSGLTASQYGHLNRFLTQLDETLSKQRQAEGHFKSQVDNCQEYWMELRKQRKSYEWLLEKKQKEKAKQQDQRERKQMDEFSTLLYSRRRNNF comes from the coding sequence ATGGATAATGCTTTAGAGTTTTTATTAGAACAAGCGAAAGACAAAGAAAATCAAGCCGTGCTTGCTTTGAATAAAGCGAATTCTGAGCTCCAAGATTATTACAAACAAGTTTCTCAAATCGAGCAATACCGTCTCGATTATTGTCAGCAACTTGTTGATCGTGGTAAATCAGGGTTAACAGCAAGTCAATATGGTCACTTGAATCGGTTTCTAACGCAGTTAGATGAAACCTTATCTAAGCAAAGACAGGCTGAAGGTCACTTTAAAAGCCAAGTTGATAACTGCCAAGAGTATTGGATGGAGTTGCGTAAGCAGCGTAAATCTTATGAGTGGTTACTTGAAAAAAAACAGAAAGAAAAAGCGAAACAGCAAGACCAACGTGAACGGAAGCAGATGGATGAGTTTTCTACATTGCTTTATAGCCGTCGCCGTAACAATTTTTAG
- the fliN gene encoding flagellar motor switch protein FliN codes for MEPSEDQKLADEWAAALGEDPAAPSIDVDDVLAAPLDELTDSSTPISEDERRKLDTIMDIPVTISMEVGRSQISIRNLLQLNQGSVVELDRIAGESLDVMVNGTLIAHGEVVVVNDKFGIRLTDVISQTERIKKLR; via the coding sequence ATGGAACCTAGTGAAGACCAAAAGCTAGCAGACGAATGGGCAGCCGCACTTGGTGAAGACCCAGCAGCACCTTCAATTGATGTGGATGATGTACTAGCAGCGCCCCTTGATGAACTAACAGATTCTTCGACCCCAATTTCTGAAGATGAACGTCGTAAACTGGATACCATTATGGATATTCCAGTCACCATCTCGATGGAAGTTGGGCGCTCTCAGATCAGCATTCGTAACCTTCTTCAATTGAACCAAGGTTCTGTTGTTGAATTGGACCGAATTGCAGGTGAGTCATTGGATGTAATGGTTAATGGTACTTTGATTGCCCATGGCGAAGTCGTTGTCGTCAATGATAAGTTTGGTATCCGTTTAACGGATGTAATTAGCCAGACTGAACGCATTAAGAAACTGCGTTAA
- the fliI gene encoding flagellar protein export ATPase FliI, with amino-acid sequence MLELAERLSQYKVQGLKSRPIASGRLVRVVGLTLEATGCKAPIGSLCLVETMSGEMEAEVVGFSGDNLYLMPSEQITGILPGARVTPVTAESGIPVGMELLGRVIDGVGNPLDGLGAIYTEHRASFNSDPINPLSRKPISEPLDVGLKAINGLLTVGKGQRIGLFAGSGVGKSVTLGMMTRGTTAQVVVVGLIGERGREVKEFIEEILGEDGRKRSVVVAAPADSSPLMRLKGCQTALTVAEYFRDQGLDVLLLMDSLTRFAQAQREIALSVGEPPATKGYPPSVFAKLPALVERAGNGSDEQGSITAFFTVLTEGDDLQDPIADASRAILDGHIVLSREMADAGHYPAIDVEKSVSRVMPQITTEEHVMMSKAVRQVLSICRKNQDLVSIGAYKPGTDQAIDSAFTLKPRLDDYLQQKMKETVPYDMCVNMLKHVLGG; translated from the coding sequence ATGCTTGAATTAGCCGAACGCTTAAGCCAATACAAAGTTCAAGGTCTTAAATCACGTCCTATCGCATCAGGTCGTTTAGTGAGAGTTGTTGGCTTAACGCTAGAAGCTACTGGGTGTAAAGCACCTATAGGTAGCTTGTGTCTGGTGGAAACCATGTCAGGAGAAATGGAAGCTGAAGTGGTTGGTTTCTCTGGTGATAACCTTTACCTGATGCCGAGTGAGCAAATTACCGGTATTTTGCCCGGAGCACGTGTGACGCCTGTAACCGCTGAAAGTGGTATTCCTGTTGGTATGGAACTACTTGGACGAGTGATAGATGGTGTTGGTAATCCGCTAGACGGTTTAGGTGCTATTTATACGGAGCACAGAGCGTCATTTAACTCAGACCCTATTAATCCATTGTCTAGAAAGCCTATTTCAGAACCTCTTGACGTTGGGCTGAAGGCAATTAATGGATTGCTCACTGTTGGTAAAGGGCAACGGATTGGTTTGTTTGCTGGGTCCGGTGTTGGTAAGTCTGTGACTCTAGGAATGATGACACGAGGCACTACCGCGCAAGTTGTTGTTGTAGGCTTAATTGGTGAGCGTGGCCGAGAAGTAAAAGAATTTATTGAAGAAATCTTAGGTGAAGATGGACGTAAACGTTCTGTGGTGGTTGCAGCCCCTGCTGACTCATCACCTTTAATGCGATTGAAAGGCTGTCAAACCGCTTTAACAGTTGCAGAATATTTTAGAGACCAAGGTTTAGATGTTTTACTGCTGATGGATTCACTCACTCGTTTTGCACAAGCGCAGCGTGAGATTGCATTATCCGTTGGCGAGCCACCGGCAACGAAAGGTTATCCGCCTTCTGTATTTGCAAAGTTGCCGGCTCTGGTTGAAAGAGCGGGTAATGGTAGTGATGAACAAGGTTCAATAACGGCTTTCTTTACGGTGTTAACTGAAGGTGATGATTTACAAGATCCAATCGCTGATGCATCACGAGCAATCTTGGATGGTCACATTGTTCTTTCGCGTGAAATGGCTGATGCAGGTCATTACCCTGCTATTGATGTTGAGAAGTCGGTGAGTCGTGTTATGCCTCAGATAACAACAGAAGAACACGTCATGATGTCAAAAGCTGTGAGGCAAGTTCTCTCAATATGCCGTAAAAACCAAGATCTTGTTTCAATCGGCGCTTATAAGCCTGGAACCGATCAAGCGATAGACAGTGCATTTACACTAAAGCCACGTCTTGATGATTACTTACAGCAAAAAATGAAAGAAACCGTACCTTACGATATGTGCGTCAATATGTTAAAGCATGTATTAGGAGGGTAG
- the fliL gene encoding flagellar basal body-associated protein FliL, translated as MADEQQADAPKGKSKLLIIIIAVVVLLVGGGGAAFFLMGSDDSSSEESATEEVVVAATEPVAYVNIPQPFLFNVSGDSKDRLVQIKAQLMVRGSENEEMAKYHSPLVESTLLATFASATVDQLRSPTGRIELRDKATEDIKASLTQAVGKPVIEKVLFTDFVIQ; from the coding sequence ATGGCAGATGAACAACAAGCAGATGCACCAAAAGGGAAGAGTAAACTACTCATTATCATAATAGCTGTTGTCGTACTACTTGTTGGTGGCGGTGGCGCAGCATTTTTCTTAATGGGCTCTGATGATTCTTCAAGTGAAGAAAGTGCAACAGAAGAAGTTGTCGTTGCTGCAACAGAACCTGTCGCTTACGTAAATATTCCTCAGCCATTTTTATTTAATGTATCTGGAGATTCTAAAGATCGCTTAGTTCAGATCAAAGCTCAGCTTATGGTGCGCGGTAGTGAAAATGAAGAAATGGCTAAATACCACTCTCCACTAGTAGAAAGTACGTTGCTTGCTACATTTGCCTCTGCCACGGTTGACCAACTTCGTTCGCCAACAGGTCGCATAGAGCTGCGTGATAAAGCAACTGAAGATATTAAAGCAAGCTTAACCCAAGCGGTAGGCAAGCCTGTTATAGAAAAAGTGTTATTCACTGATTTTGTTATTCAATAG
- the fliO gene encoding flagellar biosynthetic protein FliO, translating into MNLRVLIGSLMVSISPATFAASADSLDLATTFGSLLFVIVFILFLAWLLKRMQVPTMTNQQGLSIVRQIAVGTKERIAIVQAGEEQFLVGITAHSIQLISKLDKPLTQEMLEKSAFSSQLSQLLKKDAKK; encoded by the coding sequence ATGAATCTTCGTGTGCTTATTGGCAGTTTGATGGTATCAATCTCTCCAGCTACTTTTGCTGCCAGTGCTGACTCTTTAGACTTAGCGACCACATTTGGGTCGCTACTTTTCGTTATTGTCTTCATATTGTTTCTTGCTTGGTTACTCAAACGTATGCAAGTCCCGACAATGACGAATCAGCAAGGTTTGTCTATTGTTAGACAAATTGCTGTTGGCACTAAAGAGCGCATTGCGATTGTTCAGGCAGGAGAAGAGCAATTTCTTGTCGGCATTACAGCTCATTCAATTCAATTGATTTCTAAGCTTGATAAACCTCTCACACAGGAGATGCTGGAAAAAAGCGCGTTTTCAAGCCAGCTTTCCCAGCTATTAAAGAAAGATGCTAAAAAGTAA
- the fliM gene encoding flagellar motor switch protein FliM, with protein sequence MTDLLSQDEIDALLHGVDDVDEVDDILEPEDENAVNFDFSSQDRIVRGRMPTLELINERFARHMRISLFNMLRKTAEVSINGVQMMKFGEYQNTLYVPTSLNMVRFRPLKGTALITMEARLVFILVENFFGGDGRFHAKIEGREFTPTERRIIQLLLKIVFEDYKEAWSPVMGVEFEYLDSEVNPSMANIVSPTEVIVVSSFHIEVDGGGGDFHVVMPYSMVEPIRELLDAGVQSDKMETDVRWSSALRDEIMDVPVNFRVNLLERDISLRDLMELIPGDVIPIDMPEHATMFVEELPTYRVKMGRSGEKLAVQVSEKIQRPHVVKTDLAFLGKDIMSDLDGDEETEE encoded by the coding sequence GTGACCGATTTATTAAGCCAAGACGAAATTGATGCACTCTTACATGGTGTCGATGACGTTGATGAAGTTGATGATATATTAGAACCCGAAGACGAAAATGCCGTTAACTTCGACTTCTCTTCTCAAGACCGCATTGTTCGTGGTCGAATGCCTACGCTTGAACTTATTAATGAACGTTTTGCACGACATATGCGAATCAGCTTATTTAATATGTTGCGTAAAACAGCCGAGGTTTCGATCAACGGCGTACAAATGATGAAGTTTGGTGAATATCAAAATACATTATATGTACCAACTAGTTTAAATATGGTGCGCTTTAGACCTTTGAAAGGTACCGCTTTGATTACCATGGAGGCTCGTTTAGTTTTCATCCTGGTTGAGAATTTCTTCGGTGGTGATGGGCGATTTCACGCAAAAATCGAAGGGCGTGAATTCACGCCGACAGAAAGACGTATTATCCAGCTTTTACTGAAAATCGTATTTGAAGATTACAAAGAAGCATGGTCTCCAGTAATGGGGGTTGAATTTGAATACTTAGATTCAGAAGTTAACCCAAGCATGGCGAACATTGTTAGCCCTACGGAAGTGATTGTAGTTAGCTCATTCCATATCGAAGTTGACGGTGGTGGAGGCGATTTTCACGTCGTGATGCCTTACTCCATGGTTGAACCTATTCGTGAACTTCTGGATGCTGGTGTCCAGTCGGACAAAATGGAAACTGATGTGCGTTGGAGCAGTGCACTGCGCGATGAAATCATGGATGTTCCGGTTAATTTTCGAGTGAATTTACTTGAACGTGATATTTCATTAAGAGATTTAATGGAGTTGATCCCTGGGGATGTTATTCCAATTGACATGCCGGAACATGCCACCATGTTTGTAGAAGAACTGCCGACTTACCGTGTGAAAATGGGGCGTTCTGGTGAAAAATTAGCGGTTCAAGTTTCTGAAAAAATTCAAAGACCGCATGTAGTAAAAACAGATCTCGCATTCCTAGGCAAAGATATAATGTCTGACCTTGATGGCGATGAAGAAACTGAAGAATAA
- a CDS encoding flagellar hook-length control protein FliK: MNISLPSSSTSHKTSSLLESNAADIKTEESGSSKGFFETLKEAFSSKETSSKSDVESVKNQSENKVSEGSDDSSEKVASDASKGKQSEQTSSETEGVGSSKNKGEQQLTSDESEETLLKQAKNNDESELGKGDVKSQAALDSSNQQVTSDNKALKTSEITKGEVDESLVGKDSKVVSDSKGESDSKTKSDQGSVSPLSKYTTQGQGESIKAETAVKASAAMNEGNKLLGQLDEANKTLQPQANGKALPQVSSEGGGVSVPITALGKLDAQAMLNPQAMTNSQVISSSSAGEAASVAGTAGVPLSTIPSTNLDQILVKSEEQLAVEANEKAIMKLTQGAPVSSLSDQQVQQLLNQGVTIQQLEASLQNEKVNAELNQTSNLSSSAALTANMMQSGRTPELSESDAQLVIEVEQHTQAINQLNAQISMAEAVVNELQVKQASGTELVAEEQVLLEKATQDLQALNEQLVTVTAQAKQLYTEAYQKGILSQESYYQVVGSPNNDSAAAAAESELPTNAIAWGSSATDVKVTAENKASSENSIATKTAQTGVAASVQQALAQNASAADKTMAASSASVASTSLDNTAAFAQTTPFSAVPDAALSAAKSSPSEAVLKAGISGAALAGLSKTTQKDDGKEGTLAQQIAAASGQQGMPSTAPTRAEIQAAQQAPLQLTKELANEQVAEKVQMMMSKNLKNLDIRLDPPELGRMQIRMTMNNDIANVHFTVANQQARDIIEQTLPRLREMLAQQGLQLAESSVQQQSSGQGQDRYNSGGNDQQSGGNRTNDGQGGENLESDVNLELNVASKRDGISYYA; this comes from the coding sequence ATGAATATAAGCCTTCCTTCAAGTTCGACGAGTCATAAAACCTCTTCATTATTAGAGTCGAATGCTGCTGATATAAAAACAGAAGAAAGTGGCAGTTCTAAAGGTTTCTTTGAAACACTCAAAGAGGCTTTTTCATCGAAGGAAACAAGTTCTAAATCAGATGTAGAATCTGTAAAAAACCAATCAGAAAACAAAGTATCAGAGGGATCAGACGATAGCTCTGAAAAAGTGGCTTCAGATGCTTCCAAAGGAAAACAAAGCGAACAAACTTCAAGTGAAACTGAAGGTGTTGGAAGTAGTAAAAATAAAGGCGAACAACAGCTTACTTCGGATGAATCTGAAGAAACATTGCTTAAACAGGCTAAAAATAATGATGAATCTGAACTGGGTAAGGGTGATGTTAAATCTCAAGCAGCATTAGATTCATCTAACCAGCAGGTTACCTCTGATAATAAAGCACTGAAGACCTCTGAAATAACTAAAGGCGAAGTAGATGAAAGCCTTGTTGGCAAAGATTCTAAAGTTGTATCTGACTCTAAAGGGGAATCAGACTCTAAGACCAAATCAGATCAAGGTTCAGTTTCTCCTTTAAGTAAATATACAACTCAAGGGCAAGGCGAAAGCATCAAAGCGGAAACTGCGGTGAAAGCCTCTGCTGCGATGAATGAAGGTAATAAATTACTTGGTCAGCTCGATGAAGCGAATAAGACACTTCAGCCGCAAGCGAACGGCAAGGCTTTGCCTCAAGTCAGCTCTGAAGGTGGGGGAGTATCAGTACCTATAACGGCATTAGGTAAGTTAGATGCGCAAGCTATGTTGAACCCACAAGCTATGACTAACTCACAAGTTATTAGTTCTTCTAGTGCTGGCGAGGCTGCATCTGTTGCTGGAACGGCAGGTGTACCCCTTAGTACTATTCCTTCAACAAACTTAGACCAGATACTTGTTAAATCCGAGGAGCAGTTAGCGGTAGAAGCGAATGAAAAAGCAATCATGAAGCTGACACAAGGAGCGCCTGTCTCTTCATTAAGTGATCAACAGGTACAGCAATTACTTAATCAGGGCGTGACAATACAACAGCTTGAAGCCAGCTTACAGAATGAAAAAGTGAATGCGGAACTTAACCAAACTTCAAATTTAAGCAGCTCAGCAGCACTGACCGCGAATATGATGCAGTCAGGAAGAACTCCTGAATTATCTGAAAGTGATGCGCAGTTAGTTATAGAAGTTGAGCAGCATACTCAGGCAATTAATCAACTGAATGCCCAAATTAGTATGGCAGAAGCTGTGGTTAATGAATTACAAGTTAAACAAGCGAGTGGAACTGAATTAGTAGCTGAAGAGCAAGTATTGTTAGAGAAAGCAACACAAGACCTTCAAGCGTTGAATGAGCAACTTGTAACTGTAACAGCGCAAGCAAAACAGCTTTATACTGAAGCTTATCAAAAAGGTATTCTTAGCCAAGAATCATATTATCAAGTAGTGGGGAGCCCAAATAATGATAGTGCTGCGGCAGCTGCTGAAAGTGAACTCCCGACCAACGCTATCGCTTGGGGAAGCTCGGCAACTGACGTAAAAGTTACGGCTGAAAATAAAGCGAGTTCGGAAAATTCAATTGCGACAAAAACGGCTCAAACCGGTGTTGCAGCTTCCGTTCAGCAAGCGCTAGCACAAAATGCCTCAGCCGCGGATAAAACGATGGCAGCATCTTCAGCATCAGTTGCGTCTACAAGCCTAGATAATACAGCAGCATTTGCTCAAACAACTCCGTTCAGTGCAGTTCCTGATGCGGCATTAAGTGCAGCAAAATCATCACCTTCAGAGGCAGTTTTAAAAGCGGGCATTAGTGGTGCCGCACTGGCCGGTTTATCTAAAACCACTCAGAAAGATGATGGTAAAGAAGGAACACTAGCGCAGCAAATTGCAGCGGCTTCTGGTCAGCAAGGTATGCCAAGTACCGCACCTACAAGAGCTGAAATTCAAGCTGCTCAACAAGCGCCACTTCAGCTAACGAAAGAACTGGCTAATGAACAGGTTGCTGAAAAGGTTCAAATGATGATGTCGAAGAATTTGAAGAACTTAGATATTCGACTTGATCCACCTGAATTGGGTCGTATGCAAATCCGAATGACGATGAACAATGATATTGCTAACGTTCATTTCACTGTTGCGAATCAGCAAGCGAGAGATATCATCGAGCAAACATTACCTCGTTTAAGAGAAATGCTTGCCCAGCAAGGTTTACAGTTGGCTGAATCATCAGTACAGCAGCAAAGTTCCGGGCAAGGTCAAGACAGATATAACAGCGGTGGAAACGATCAACAATCAGGCGGTAACCGCACAAATGATGGTCAAGGTGGAGAAAACCTTGAGTCTGATGTCAATCTTGAATTGAATGTCGCATCAAAGCGTGATGGAATTAGCTATTATGCTTAA